Proteins encoded within one genomic window of Anopheles gambiae chromosome 3, idAnoGambNW_F1_1, whole genome shotgun sequence:
- the LOC1280796 gene encoding zinc finger HIT domain-containing protein 3, which produces MSRLCEICAVSEHKYRCKTCRLLYCSVVCYKKHQEQPCEPPPPPPEDASKPGGVAEGQQQKKIILFSTVDTVPAEKLELLGQSEHLKNLLYNPHLRRLLTEVDNARDGMNAVKVAMMEPLFVEFADECLRLVEPAEDEPERLDDLVFTNLQHRR; this is translated from the exons ATGTCGCGATTGTGTGAAATTTGTGCAGTGAGCGAGCATAAATACCGTTGTAAGACCTGTCGTTTGCTCTA CTGCTCGGTAGTCTGTTACAAAAAGCACCAAGAACAACCATGcgaaccaccgccaccaccaccggaagATGCCAGCAAACCGGGTGGTGTTGCGGAAGGacagcagcaaaagaaaatcattttattcaGCACAGTTGACACCGTTCCAGCGGAAAAGCTAGAGCTGCTCG GCCAAAGTGAGCATCTGAAGAACCTGCTGTACAATCCTCACCTAAGACGGCTACTGACGGAAGTGGACAACGCTCGGGATGGCATGAATGCGGTCAAGGTCGCCATGATGGAGCCACTGTTTGTAGAGTTTGCCGACGAGTGCCTTCGATTGGTTGAGCCGGCGGAAGACGAGCCGGAAAGGCTGGACGATCTGGTGTTTACCAACCTTCAGCATCGGCGGTAG